The sequence GTCATGGCCGTGGATCTGGCCATGCCCGGCCTGTCCGGGCAGGAACTCATCGACGCCGTGTCCGCGACCAACCCGGACATCCCTATCCTGGTCATCACCGGCATGAGCCAGGTGGAGACCGCAGTGCAGTGCATCAAGCGCGGCGCTTTTGATTTCTTCGTCAAGACCAACGACAAGAGCAGCCTGGTTTCCGGCATCCGACACGCCATCGAAATCCGCGAACTCAAGCGCGAAAACAGCAGCCTGCGCACCCGCTTCCTGCAGGACACCCTGGAACACCCGGAGGCCTTTACGCCCATCGTGACCTGCTCCAAGGTCATGCGCTCCATTTTCCAGTATATCGAAGCCATCGCGCGCAGCACCCAGCCCGTGCTCATCACCGGCGAATCCGGGGTCGGCAAGGAGCTGGTGGCCAAGGTCATCCACGATTTAAGCGGACGGCAGGGCGAATTCGTGCCGGTCAACGTGGCCGGCCTTGATGACAACATCTTTGCCGACACCCTGTTCGGGCACAAGAAAGGGGCCTTCACCGGCGCCGACAGGGCCCGCCCCGGCCTGGTCGAAAACGCCAAGGCCGGCACCCTCTTTCTGGACGAGATCGGCGATCTCCCGCAGGCCTCGCAGGTCAAGCTGCTGCGCCTGGTGCAGGAACGCGAATACCTGCCCATCGGCTCCGACGTGACCCGCAAGACCGACGCCCGCATCATCGCGGCCACCAATGTCGATCCGGAGAGCATGGGCGAAACGGAACGCTTCCGCTCCGACCTGTACTACCGCCTGCGCGGCCATCACGTGCACCTGCCCCCCTTGCGCGAGCGCCTGGAGGACCTGCCTCTTTTGATCGACCACTTCCTGCGTCAGGGCTGCCAGCAGCGCAAGCGCCCCGCAGTGCCGGCGGAACTCCTGACCCTGCTCCTCGGCTATGACTTTCCGGGCAACATCCGCGAACTGCAGTTTCTGATCCTGGATGCCCTGAGCTGCTCCGGCGACGAAGAACTGAACATGGACCGCATCAAGGCGCACGTAAACAAGCACCCCGCCGCAGCCCGCAAGGTCCAGCCCGGTGAAGGCACCAGGCTGCAATTCGGCCCGGAACTGCCGACCTTGAAGCATGTCTGCGCCGAACTCGTGCGCGAAGCCATGCGCCGCACCGGAAACAATCAGGCTCTGGCCGCGAGCATGCTGGGCGTATCCCGGCAGGCGCTCAACAAGCGTCTCAACAAGCTCCGCGAAAAAGAGGACGGCCAGGCGTGACCGCCGGACGGGCAGACCTGCTGCAGAGGCTGCGCGACCTGGAACGCGCAAACCGCCAACTCTCCCGCGAGTTGCAGGATTTGCACGCCCTCATCGATACGCCGCTCAACGTCATGCTCTTTTCCCTCGACCTGAACTACAACTACATCGCCTTCAACCAGGCCCACCGGGAATTCGTCAAACACAACTGGAATCTGGACATTCACCCCGGCATGCACGTTTTCGACGTTCTGAACGAGCCCGAGGAACGCGCCACCTCCCGCCGCAATTTCGACCGCGTTCTGGCCGGAGAATCCTACATTCTGCGACGCAAGTACCGAAAGCCCAAAGGGGAAATCGGATTCTACCAGAACACCTACGTACCATTGCAACGAGGGGGCGAGATTCTCGGGGCCGTGGTCTTTGCCCACGACATCACCGAATGGAGCGAGCGCGAAGAGGAAGGCAAGAAGTACCGCGCCATTTTTGAAAAGGCCCTGGAAGGCATCTACCGCTCCACGGCCGGGGGACGATTCATCGAGGCCAACCGCGAGATGGCCCGCATCCTTGGCTACGACTCACCCCAGGACCTCATGTCCACGATCACCGACATCAGCCGCCAGCTGTACTGTGACCCCGACGACAGGGAACTGGTCTTTTCCATTCTGCGCCGCGACGGCGTGATCAAGGATTTCGAGACCCGCATGCGGCGCAAGGACGGCAACGAGATCTGGGTGGAATTCAACGCCAGAATCGAAAAAGACGATCAGGACCGCACGGTGTTCATTGAAGGCAAGCTGACGGACATCACGACCCGCAAGGAGGCCGAACGCAAGGCCCAGCTGCGCGGGCAGAAGATGATCCAGGCCGACAAGATGGCATCCCTGGGCGTGCTGGTGGCGGGCGTGGCCCACGAAATCAACAACCCCAACAGTTTCCTGACGCTGAACCTGCCTCTGCTGCGCGACGTCTGGGCCGACGCCCTCAATGTGCTGGACGAATATCAGGAAGAGCATGGAGATTATGTTCTTGGCGGGCTCGAATATTCAGAACTCCGACAGCAGATGCCGCTTTTGCTGCAGGGCATGGTCGACGGGTCGGAGCGAATCAAGGATATCGTCTCACGACTCAAGGACTATTCCCGCCAGCGTCCCGAAGGAGAACGTGAATCAACCGACGTGAACAGCGTCGTGGCCGGAGCCCTGGCGTTCGTGCGGCAGAAACTCAAAACCGCGGCCCCGGGCTATCTGGTCAGACTGGCCGCGGAGCCTGTGCTGGTGGAAGCCGACCTGCAGCGCCTCATCCAGGTGCTCATAAACCTGCTGGTCAACGCCTGCGAGGCCGTGCCGGCCACGGGCGGCGAAATCACCGTGCAGGTCCTGTCCGGATTCGGGGAAGACAAAGCCTGGGCCGGGGTGGAAGTGCGGGACAACGGCTGCGGCATCTCCCCTCTCGACCTCAAATACATCCAGGACCCGTTCTTCACCACCAAACGGGAGTTGGGCGGAACGGGCCTTGGCCTGTCCATCTCGTCGGCCATCATGCACGACCACGGCGGGCGCCTGGAATTCTCGTCCCAAGCGGGACAAGGCACCACCGTACGCATGCTCCTGCCGATGACACGGTGAGTGGTGAATAGTGAATGGAAAAAACATGCCTAAGACAGACGCGTTTGCTTTTTTCCGTCCAATCATCATTCACCGACAACTATTCACGACCCGCTACGGAGTCTTCTCCATCGCCCTTTCCTTGACCATGGCACTGTTCATGGCAAAGTCGGCAATTCCCGCAACAAGATAGCCCAGTGCCACGAGCACAAGCAACGCGATCAAGAGCTTCATGGTCTGCCGGGGCTGTTTCCAGAACAGGAACACGACAACCGCACCCATACCCAGCCCGATCAGCGGGTTGGACATGATCCAGGACCAAATGCCCATCATGAATGCGTGCATGCGCACCTCCGGTTATTTTTTCATATTCACGAACTGCAGTGGCAATTCGAATTGCGACTCCCGCAAGAGCGCCATGACCTCCTGCAGGTCGTCTATTTTCTTCCCCGAAACCCGCACCTGTTCGTCCTGAATGGCGGCCTGAACTTTCAGCTTGCTGTCCTTGATCAGCTTGACCAGCTTGCGGGCGGCATCCTTGTCGATGCCGTCATGCAGCTTGATTTCCTGCTTGAGCTGACCACGGGAGGTATTTTCGGGTTCACCGAATTCCAGGGCCTTGGGGTCGACTTTCCGGCGCACAAAATGCGAGATGAGCATCTCCCGTATGGCCCGTATTTTCATCTCGTCGCCCGTAGTCAGAGAGAGAACCTTTGTCTTGCGATTGAACTCCATTTCCGTGATCACGCCTTTGAAATCGTAGCGGGTTTCGACTTCCTTGCGCACGTTATTCACCGCATTATCAACTTCCTGCAGATCGATCTCATTCACAATATCAAAAGATGGCATTAGTCCTCCTTTTCGTCTCGCCGTCCATCACAACATGCACGCATGCTGACCTCAAAACCCCAGCGTCGTCAAGCGTCCCAGGCAAATGTATCCCCCGGAGAAGATAATCAATACCTCAAAAATACACATATTTCCCCAACGTATCCAGACACGTCCCGAGCGACCCTCCCGGCAAACAGCAGCATACATAAAAGATTATCAACAAAGCATTTGACATTCCATCATTCTCTACTATGTAGTAAGCTACTTTGTCTGACGGGCTACATCGTCATCAATGACCCTATTATAGCTATGGAGTAAATATGGAAGATTATCTGAAACAAGCAATCGAAATCGTCAAGGCCCAGGCCTCTGTCCGCAACATGAACGAAGACGAAATCACCTCGATGATCCGCGCCCTGACGCAGAGCATTCGCGGTGTCGCCGAAGGCGTCGCCCCGATTGTCGACACTGAACCCGCCGTAGACCCCAAGAACGCCATCCGCGAAAAGAGCGTCATCTGCTGCGAATGCGGCAAGTCCTTCAAGGTGCTGACCAAGCGTCACCTTGCCACCCATGGCCTGACCCCCGAAGAGTACCGCGAAAAGTTCGGCTACAAGAAAGGCACCTCGCTGGTCGCCAAGTCCCTGGCCCGCGACCGCCGCAAGACCATGCAGGGCATGAAGCTCTGGGAAAAGCGCAAAAAGGCCGTCAAGACTCCGGCATAAATGTAAAAACCCTCCTCGCGAGGGTTTTTTTGCGTCACGGGCCAAAATCCTTAGAACACGACACGCGTGGCTGAGGTAGGCCGCGAGCATGGTTTTGGAGATAAATAGCACGGAATTCTCTTTCCCAACACTCCCGCCTACGCCTTTGGGTTTCAGACCAAATCACCGCGTCGTGCCCGCCCCGTCCTTGAAATAAACGCCCCGCGACTTCGTTTTCCGGGAATTTTTCCCAAAAAACGGGAATTTTACCTATCACGCCCTCCCAAAATGACCAGGAAAACGGGATGCGATCCTATCGACACAGTTCGGGTCGAAACATAGATAATCTATTGAATTTCTCCATGCCCTACCATTGACCGCTTGTTTATGAAAACGCGTGCCGATGCGTTGCGCCACCTTGGATTCCTTGACCGGCTCTCTGGTGGCGACGTGCGTTTTGGAGAAACACAATACTCAAATTTCCATACGGGAGACGAAAACGATGATCCAATGGCCCAAAAGCAACGATGTTCTCGGCACCACCAACCGCGGCAACCCGGCCGAATCCGGCCTGTGCACGTTATGCCGCTCGGACTGCGCCGGAAAATGCGAAACCTGGATGTCCTGCCTCAAAGGCCGGCACATGCTCTACCCCAGGGATTTCGGTTCCGTCACCGCCGGCAGCGCCAATACCTGCCACGTTGGCGTGAGCTATAATTCCCTGCGCATCCAGGGTTTCAGCTATGGCGCCCAGGGCGTTGCTCCCGGACGCACCACCAACCCCGACGACTGCCTGTTCACCAACGTCTCCCTGGAAACCTCTTTTGGTGCCAAGGAACAGACCAAGGTCCGCATGCCGCTCATGACCGGCGCCCTCGGTTCGACCTTTATCGCCGCCAAGTACTGGGACTCCTTTGCCGCGGGCTGCGCGCTGATCGGCATTCCCATCGTGGTCGGCGAGAACGTTGTCGGCGTGGACCGGGCCTCCAGCATGGCGAACGGCCGCATC is a genomic window of Desulfomicrobium baculatum DSM 4028 containing:
- a CDS encoding MucR family transcriptional regulator, which gives rise to MEDYLKQAIEIVKAQASVRNMNEDEITSMIRALTQSIRGVAEGVAPIVDTEPAVDPKNAIREKSVICCECGKSFKVLTKRHLATHGLTPEEYREKFGYKKGTSLVAKSLARDRRKTMQGMKLWEKRKKAVKTPA
- a CDS encoding PAS domain-containing sensor histidine kinase, with translation MTAGRADLLQRLRDLERANRQLSRELQDLHALIDTPLNVMLFSLDLNYNYIAFNQAHREFVKHNWNLDIHPGMHVFDVLNEPEERATSRRNFDRVLAGESYILRRKYRKPKGEIGFYQNTYVPLQRGGEILGAVVFAHDITEWSEREEEGKKYRAIFEKALEGIYRSTAGGRFIEANREMARILGYDSPQDLMSTITDISRQLYCDPDDRELVFSILRRDGVIKDFETRMRRKDGNEIWVEFNARIEKDDQDRTVFIEGKLTDITTRKEAERKAQLRGQKMIQADKMASLGVLVAGVAHEINNPNSFLTLNLPLLRDVWADALNVLDEYQEEHGDYVLGGLEYSELRQQMPLLLQGMVDGSERIKDIVSRLKDYSRQRPEGERESTDVNSVVAGALAFVRQKLKTAAPGYLVRLAAEPVLVEADLQRLIQVLINLLVNACEAVPATGGEITVQVLSGFGEDKAWAGVEVRDNGCGISPLDLKYIQDPFFTTKRELGGTGLGLSISSAIMHDHGGRLEFSSQAGQGTTVRMLLPMTR
- a CDS encoding YajQ family cyclic di-GMP-binding protein — its product is MPSFDIVNEIDLQEVDNAVNNVRKEVETRYDFKGVITEMEFNRKTKVLSLTTGDEMKIRAIREMLISHFVRRKVDPKALEFGEPENTSRGQLKQEIKLHDGIDKDAARKLVKLIKDSKLKVQAAIQDEQVRVSGKKIDDLQEVMALLRESQFELPLQFVNMKK
- a CDS encoding sigma-54-dependent transcriptional regulator, with the protein product MTKFPTYPVLLVDDEDTWLRSFSLALKSHGIDNILCCNDSAKVPEILATTEIEVMAVDLAMPGLSGQELIDAVSATNPDIPILVITGMSQVETAVQCIKRGAFDFFVKTNDKSSLVSGIRHAIEIRELKRENSSLRTRFLQDTLEHPEAFTPIVTCSKVMRSIFQYIEAIARSTQPVLITGESGVGKELVAKVIHDLSGRQGEFVPVNVAGLDDNIFADTLFGHKKGAFTGADRARPGLVENAKAGTLFLDEIGDLPQASQVKLLRLVQEREYLPIGSDVTRKTDARIIAATNVDPESMGETERFRSDLYYRLRGHHVHLPPLRERLEDLPLLIDHFLRQGCQQRKRPAVPAELLTLLLGYDFPGNIRELQFLILDALSCSGDEELNMDRIKAHVNKHPAAARKVQPGEGTRLQFGPELPTLKHVCAELVREAMRRTGNNQALAASMLGVSRQALNKRLNKLREKEDGQA